The Argentina anserina chromosome 3, drPotAnse1.1, whole genome shotgun sequence genome includes a region encoding these proteins:
- the LOC126786721 gene encoding general transcription factor IIH subunit 2 translates to MNNGDQRRLNGEIEEDEEDEENADGLAAWERAYADERSWESLQEDEAGLLRPIDNQNLQHAQYRRRLRAATTARIQKGLIRYLYIVIDLSKAASEMDFRPSRMGVVAKHVEAFIREYFYQNPLSQVGLVTIKDGVAHILTDLGGSPESHVKALMGKLECSGDASLQNALDLVQGYLNQIPSYGHREVLIMYSALSTCDPGDIMETIQKCKKSKIRCSVIGLSAEIFICKHLCHETGGSYYIALDESHLKDLILEHAPPPPAIAEFAIANLIKMGFPQRAAESSVAICSCHKEAKVGDGYTCPRCKARICELPTECRICGLTLISSPHLARSYHHLFPIVPFDEVQQHILPRACFGCQQSLGNRSGLRVACPNCKQHFCLDCDIYIHESLHNCPGCESTRHSKIPTADEGG, encoded by the exons ATGAACAACGGCGACCAGAGACGTCTCAACGGCGAGATCGAAGAAGACGAGGAAGACGAAGAGAATGCCGACGGCCTCGCCGCCTGGGAACGAGCCTATGCCGACGAGCGTTCCTGGGAGTCCCTCCAAGAAGACGAGGCCGGCCTTCTCCGCCCCATTGACAACCAGAACCTCCAACATGCTCAGTACCGCCGCCGCCTCAGGGCCGCCACCACCGCCCGGATTCAGAAGGGTCTCATTCGCTATCTTTATATTGTCATCGACCTCTCTAAG GCAGCGTCTGAAATGGATTTTAGACCTAGCCGAATGGGTGTGGTCGCGAAGCATGTTGAGGCTTTCATCAGAGAGTATTTCTACCAGAATCCTCTTAGTCAAGTAGGCCTTGTGACAATAAAAGATGGGGTTGCTCATATCTTAACGGATCTCGGTGGGAGTCCTGAGTCTCATGTTAAAGCACTGATGGGTAAGCTCGAATGTTCAGGCGATGCATCCCTGCAGAATGCACTGGATCTTGTTCAAGGGTATCTAAATCAGATTCCATCATATGGTCACAGGGAAGTTCTAATCATGTATTCAGCTCTCAGTACCTGTGATCCAGGAGATATAATGGAAACTATTCAGAAGTGCAAGAAATCTAAAATTAGATGCTCTGTTATTGGTCTCTCAGCAGAAATTTTCATATGCAAACATCTGTGCCACGAAACTGGTGGCTCGTATTATATTGCACTGGATGAG TCACACTTGAAAGACCTGATATTGGAACATGCACCTCCACCTCCAGCAATAGCCGAGTTTGCTATTGCCAATTTGATAAAGATGGGTTTTCCACAAAGAGCAGCAGAGAGCTCTGTGGCAATTTGCTCATGTCACAAGGAGGCAAAGGTCGGAGATGGATACACTTGTCCACGATGCAAAGCACGCATATGTGAACTACCTACCGAATGTCGCATCTGCGGGTTGACGCTCATTTCTTCACCTCATTTGGCAAGGTCATATCACCATCTGTTCCCAATCGTACCATTTGATGAGGTTCAACAACACATATTGCCTAGAGCGTGTTTTGGCTGCCAACAAAGTCTGG GAAACAGATCTGGCCTTCGGGTTGCTTGTCCCAATTGCAAGCAGCATTTCTGCCTGGACtgtgatatatatatccacGAAAGCTTGCATAATTGTCCTGGCTGTGAAAGTACCAGGCATTCGAAGATACCAACCGCTGATGAAGGAGGATGA
- the LOC126786169 gene encoding E3 SUMO-protein ligase SIZ1: MDLVASCKEKLAYFRIKELKDVLTQLGLSKQGKKQDLVERILSLLSDEQVSKLWPKKNAVGKEQVAELVDDTYRKMQISGATTDLASKGQCISDCSNVKAKGEIDDPFHSDMKVRCLCGSSLETESMIKCEDSRCQVWQHMRCVIITEKPMEGNPPIPQKFYCELCRLSRADPFLVTVLHPLHPVKLSVTNIPTDGSNPVQSVDRTFQLTRADRDLLSKSKQDYEVQAWCMLLNDKVPFRMQWPQYADLQVNGVPVRAINRPGSQLLGANGRDDGPIITQCTRDGINKISLTGCDARIFCIGVRIVKKRNVQQILNLIPKESDGERFEDALARVCRCVGGGTAMDNDDSDSDLEVVADSFTVNLRCPMSGSRMKVAGRFKPCLHMGCFDLHVFVEMNQRSRKWQCPICLKNYALENVIVDPYFNRIASKMRHCGEDVAEIEVKPDGSWRAKVKTETERRELGELGRWHLPDSTLCIPTNGETIPKPEVFKPVKQEGVSEGHTGLKLGIRKNRNGVWEVSRPEEMYTSSGNKLQQQFGEHELKVIPMSSSATGSGRDGEDASVNQYGGGNFDFTTNNGIEMDSFSPNVDSAYGFAGANSSAPVGDAEVIVLSDSDEDIMPSETIYGNNFTDAGGIGFPVHSSGIADSYGEDPVLAIGGGSCLGLFNGNDDEYLSNWPPLPPGTQGGAGFQLFSSEADLPDPLVSLHHDSVNCSTSMNGYTLAPEAALGSATLAHESSVGPLDTDMNDGLVDNPLAFAGDDPSLQIFLPTRPSDAALQSNLRDRSDVSNGVHSEDWISLRLGGDASGIKGESGTPNGQISKRHLPSREATMNTLAEASLLLGMNNDSGRSDKRSRPRSNSPFSFPRQKRSSRTRLYLSIDSDSE; this comes from the exons ATGGATTTGGTAGCTAGTTGCaag gaGAAGTTGGCATACTTTCGGATAAAAGAGCTCAAGGATGTTCTCACTCAGTTAGGTCTTTCAAAGCAGGGGAAGAAGCAG GATCTTGTTGAACGGATATTGTCCCTTCTTTCTGATGAGCaag tttcaaaattgTGGCCAAAGAAGAATGCTGTTGGAAAGGAGCAGGTGGCAGAACTTGTCGATGACACCTATAG AAAAATGCAGATATCTGGGGCTACCACCGATTTAGCATCGAAGGGACAGTGCATCTCGGATTGTAGTAATGTGAAAGCTAAAGGCGAAATTGATGACCCCTTCCACTCAGATATGAAGGTTCGGTGTCTCTGTGGGAGTTCATTAGAAACAGAGTCAATGATCAAG TGTGAGGATTCAAGATGTCAGGTGTGGCAACACATGCGTTGCGTTATAATTACAGAAAAACCGATGGAGGGCAATCCGCCAATTCCCCAAAAATTTTACTGTGAACTCTGTCGACTAAGTCGGGCTGACCC GTTTTTGGTAACTGTGCTACATCCTTTACATCCCGTGAAGTTGAGTGTTACTAATATTCCGACTGATGG CTCAAACCCTGTACAAAGTGTGGATAGAACATTTCAACTCACAAGAGCAGACAGGGACTTACTGTCCAAGTCTAAACAAGATTACGAAGTTCAG GCTTGGTGTATGCTTTTAAATGATAAAGTTCCCTTCAGGATGCAATGGCCACAGTATGCAGATCTACAGGTCAATG GGGTGCCTGTTCGTGCAATTAATAGACCTGGGTCACAGCTTCTTGGAGCTAATGGTCGTGATGACGGTCCCATT ATCACACAATGCACGAGAGACGGAATTAATAAGATTTCCTTAACAGGATGTGATGCACGTATTTTCTGCATAGGTGTTCGTATTGTGAAGAAGCGGAATGTCCAACAG ATTCTGAATCTGATTCCCAAGGAGTCTGATGGTGAGCGGTTTGAAGACGCTCTTGCTCGTGTTTGTCGTTGTGTTGGTGGTGGGACTGCAATGGATAATGATGATAGTGACAGTGATTTGGAAGTTGTGGCAGATTCATTTACTGTCAACCTTCGATGTCCA ATGAGTGGTTCAAGGATGAAGGTTGCTGGTAGATTTAAACCCTGTCTTCACATGGGCTgttttgatcttcatgtttttgTTGAAATGAATCAACGATCAAGGAAG TGGCAATGTCCGATTTGTCTAAAGAACTACGCACTGGAGAATGTTATTGTTGATCCTTATTTTAATCGTATTGCTTCCAAG ATGAGGCATTGCGGGGAAGATGTTGCAGAGATTGAGGTGAAGCCTGATGGTTCTTGGCGAGCGAAAGTTAAAACTGAAACTGAACGCAGGGAACTTGGAGAACTTGGGCGATGGCACCTTCCCGATAGTACGCTTTGCATTCCAACAAATGGAGAAACTATCCCAAAACCTGAAGTGTTCAAGCCGGTCAAACAGGAAGGTGTTTCAGAAGGTCATACTGGTCTTAAACTTGGAATAAGGAAAAACCGCAATGGTGTTTGGGAAGTTAGCAGACCTGAAGAAATGTACACCTCTTCTGGTAATAAGTTACAACAGCAGTTTGGAGAACATGAGCTTAAAGTTATCCCAATGAGTAGCAGTGCCACTGGGAGTGGTAGGGATGGTGAAGATGCGAGTGTAAATCAGTACGGTGGTGGGAATTTTGATTTCACCACGAACAATGGAATAGAGATGGATTCTTTTTCTCCGAATGTTGATTCAGCATATGGATTTGCGGGAGCAAATTCTTCTGCACCAGTAGGAGATGCAGAGGTTATTGTACTTAGCGATTCAGACGAGGACATAATGCCTTCTGAAACCATTTATGGTAATAATTTTACTGATGCTGGTGGAATTGGTTTTCCTGTGCACTCTTCTGGAATTGCTGATTCTTATGGTGAAGATCCTGTGCTTGCTATTGGTGGTGGTTCATGCTTGGGTCTTTTTAATGGCAATGATGATGAATATCTGTCCAACTGGCCACCATTACCGCCTGGAACTCAAGGTGGTGCTGGATTCCAATTATTTAGTTCTGAGGCAGATCTACCAGATCCCTTGGTCAGTCTTCACCATGATTCTGTAAATTGTTCCACATCTATGAATGGGTACACATTGGCTCCAGAAGCTGCCTTGGGATCTGCTACTCTAGCTCATGAATCATCTGTTGGTCCTTTAGATACTGACATGAATGATGGCTTAGTTGACAACCCCTTGGCCTTTGCCGGTGATGATCCCTCTCTTCAGATATTTCTTCCGACAAGACCATCAGATGCAGCGCTTCAGTCCAATTTGAGAGATCGTTCTGATGTGTCAAATGGTGTTCATTCAGAGGACTGGATATCTCTACGGTTAGGGGGTGATGCCAGTGGCATTAAAGGAGAATCTGGAACTCCAAATGGACAGATTTCGAAAAGACATCTACCGTCTAGAGAAGCTACAATGAATACTTTGGCTGAAG CTTCTTTGCTTCTCGGTATGAATAATGACAGTGGCAGATCTGACAAGAGAAGTAGGCCGAGATCAAATAGTCCCTTTTCATTTCCTCGCCAAAAACGTTCTTCAAGAACACGGTTGTATCTTTCAATCGACTCTGACTCTGAATAG